In a genomic window of Macaca nemestrina isolate mMacNem1 chromosome 18, mMacNem.hap1, whole genome shotgun sequence:
- the LOC105491463 gene encoding CKLF-like MARVEL transmembrane domain-containing protein 1 isoform X5 → MDPGDAKPGSPEAPSGNLKQPKTATALPSSGSVVSSVPKAQRNASAKTASGKHPAASVRTAKSAATAHPQGSEGTAPSKKATTRPPPAPTLPPPTPTLPPPTPSAHTESKLLNETAIKERAEGRAKVPYEFRDSLKRFSFSPTGVLKILRMSLIIGALACFIIAQANESFITITILEIFIVLFFILIYMLTLHHLLTYLHWPLLDLTNSIITAVFLSVVAILAMQEKERRHLFYVGGR, encoded by the exons ATGGATCCTGGAGACGCCAAACCTGGGTCGCCCGAGGCACCTTCAGGGAACCTGAAACAACCAAAGACTGCCACAGCCCTGCCAAGTAGCGGCAGCGTAGTGAGTTCTGTACCCAAGGCACAGCGCAACGCCTCAGCGAAGACCGCATCCGGGAAGCACCCTGCAGCCTCAGTTCGCACTGCGAAGTCCGCAGCCACCGCACATCCCCAAGGAAGTGAGGGCACCGCACCCTCAAAGAAAGCCACCACACGCCCACCCCCAGCGCCCAcactcccacccccaacacccaCACTCCCACCCCCAACGCCCTCTGCACACACTGAATCCAAACTCTTAAATGAGACGGCGATCAAAGAGCGTGCGGAGGGCCGAGCCAAAGTCCCGTACGAATTCAGGGACAGCCTCAAGCGTTTTTCCTTCTCGCCCACTGGAGTATTGAAGATCCTGAGAATG AGTCTTATCATAGGAGCATTAGCTTGTTTCATCATCGCCCAAGCCAATGAGTCATTTATAACAATCACAATTCTGGAAATCTTCATCGTCcttttttttattctaatatatATGCTAACCCTTCACCACTTGCTGACCTATTTACATTGGCCCTTACTT GATCTTACCAACAGTATCATTACAGCTGTGTTCCTTTCAGTAGTTGCCATCTTGGCCatgcaagaaaaggaaagaaggcatTTATTCTATGTCGGAGGG CGGTAA
- the LOC105491463 gene encoding CKLF-like MARVEL transmembrane domain-containing protein 1 isoform X6, whose protein sequence is MDPGDAKPGSPEAPSGNLKQPKTATALPSSGSVVSSVPKAQRNASAKTASGKHPAASVRTAKSAATAHPQGSEGTAPSKKATTRPPPAPTLPPPTPTLPPPTPSAHTESKLLNETAIKERAEGRAKVPYEFRDSLKRFSFSPTGVLKILRMDLTNSIITAVFLSVVAILAMQEKERRHLFYVGGR, encoded by the exons ATGGATCCTGGAGACGCCAAACCTGGGTCGCCCGAGGCACCTTCAGGGAACCTGAAACAACCAAAGACTGCCACAGCCCTGCCAAGTAGCGGCAGCGTAGTGAGTTCTGTACCCAAGGCACAGCGCAACGCCTCAGCGAAGACCGCATCCGGGAAGCACCCTGCAGCCTCAGTTCGCACTGCGAAGTCCGCAGCCACCGCACATCCCCAAGGAAGTGAGGGCACCGCACCCTCAAAGAAAGCCACCACACGCCCACCCCCAGCGCCCAcactcccacccccaacacccaCACTCCCACCCCCAACGCCCTCTGCACACACTGAATCCAAACTCTTAAATGAGACGGCGATCAAAGAGCGTGCGGAGGGCCGAGCCAAAGTCCCGTACGAATTCAGGGACAGCCTCAAGCGTTTTTCCTTCTCGCCCACTGGAGTATTGAAGATCCTGAGAATG GATCTTACCAACAGTATCATTACAGCTGTGTTCCTTTCAGTAGTTGCCATCTTGGCCatgcaagaaaaggaaagaaggcatTTATTCTATGTCGGAGGG CGGTAA
- the LOC105491463 gene encoding CKLF-like MARVEL transmembrane domain-containing protein 1 isoform X1 yields the protein MDPGDAKPGSPEAPSGNLKQPKTATALPSSGSVVSSVPKAQRNASAKTASGKHPAASVRTAKSAATAHPQGSEGTAPSKKATTRPPPAPTLPPPTPTLPPPTPSAHTESKLLNETAIKERAEGRAKVPYEFRDSLKRFSFSPTGVLKILRMVSRELSLIIGALACFIIAQANESFITITILEIFIVLFFILIYMLTLHHLLTYLHWPLLDLTNSIITAVFLSVVAILAMQEKERRHLFYVGGSLCLTAVIVCCIDAFVVTKMMRTNLKRFLGIEFESKLSPAKDAYPETGPDAPQRPA from the exons ATGGATCCTGGAGACGCCAAACCTGGGTCGCCCGAGGCACCTTCAGGGAACCTGAAACAACCAAAGACTGCCACAGCCCTGCCAAGTAGCGGCAGCGTAGTGAGTTCTGTACCCAAGGCACAGCGCAACGCCTCAGCGAAGACCGCATCCGGGAAGCACCCTGCAGCCTCAGTTCGCACTGCGAAGTCCGCAGCCACCGCACATCCCCAAGGAAGTGAGGGCACCGCACCCTCAAAGAAAGCCACCACACGCCCACCCCCAGCGCCCAcactcccacccccaacacccaCACTCCCACCCCCAACGCCCTCTGCACACACTGAATCCAAACTCTTAAATGAGACGGCGATCAAAGAGCGTGCGGAGGGCCGAGCCAAAGTCCCGTACGAATTCAGGGACAGCCTCAAGCGTTTTTCCTTCTCGCCCACTGGAGTATTGAAGATCCTGAGAATGGTGAGCAGAGAGCTG AGTCTTATCATAGGAGCATTAGCTTGTTTCATCATCGCCCAAGCCAATGAGTCATTTATAACAATCACAATTCTGGAAATCTTCATCGTCcttttttttattctaatatatATGCTAACCCTTCACCACTTGCTGACCTATTTACATTGGCCCTTACTT GATCTTACCAACAGTATCATTACAGCTGTGTTCCTTTCAGTAGTTGCCATCTTGGCCatgcaagaaaaggaaagaaggcatTTATTCTATGTCGGAGGG TCCCTGTGTCTCACAGCGGTAATCGTGTGTTGCATCGATGCGTTTGTGGTCACCAAGATGATGAGGACTAACTTGAAAAGATTTCTGGGAATCGAATTTGAAAGCAAGCTTTCCCCCGCCAAGGACGCCTACCCCGAAACCGGCCCCGACGCCCCGCAGAGGCCCGCCTGA
- the LOC105491463 gene encoding CKLF-like MARVEL transmembrane domain-containing protein 1 isoform X2 gives MDPGDAKPGSPEAPSGNLKQPKTATALPSSGSVVSSVPKAQRNASAKTASGKHPAASVRTAKSAATAHPQGSEGTAPSKKATTRPPPAPTLPPPTPTLPPPTPSAHTESKLLNETAIKERAEGRAKVPYEFRDSLKRFSFSPTGVLKILRMSLIIGALACFIIAQANESFITITILEIFIVLFFILIYMLTLHHLLTYLHWPLLDLTNSIITAVFLSVVAILAMQEKERRHLFYVGGSLCLTAVIVCCIDAFVVTKMMRTNLKRFLGIEFESKLSPAKDAYPETGPDAPQRPA, from the exons ATGGATCCTGGAGACGCCAAACCTGGGTCGCCCGAGGCACCTTCAGGGAACCTGAAACAACCAAAGACTGCCACAGCCCTGCCAAGTAGCGGCAGCGTAGTGAGTTCTGTACCCAAGGCACAGCGCAACGCCTCAGCGAAGACCGCATCCGGGAAGCACCCTGCAGCCTCAGTTCGCACTGCGAAGTCCGCAGCCACCGCACATCCCCAAGGAAGTGAGGGCACCGCACCCTCAAAGAAAGCCACCACACGCCCACCCCCAGCGCCCAcactcccacccccaacacccaCACTCCCACCCCCAACGCCCTCTGCACACACTGAATCCAAACTCTTAAATGAGACGGCGATCAAAGAGCGTGCGGAGGGCCGAGCCAAAGTCCCGTACGAATTCAGGGACAGCCTCAAGCGTTTTTCCTTCTCGCCCACTGGAGTATTGAAGATCCTGAGAATG AGTCTTATCATAGGAGCATTAGCTTGTTTCATCATCGCCCAAGCCAATGAGTCATTTATAACAATCACAATTCTGGAAATCTTCATCGTCcttttttttattctaatatatATGCTAACCCTTCACCACTTGCTGACCTATTTACATTGGCCCTTACTT GATCTTACCAACAGTATCATTACAGCTGTGTTCCTTTCAGTAGTTGCCATCTTGGCCatgcaagaaaaggaaagaaggcatTTATTCTATGTCGGAGGG TCCCTGTGTCTCACAGCGGTAATCGTGTGTTGCATCGATGCGTTTGTGGTCACCAAGATGATGAGGACTAACTTGAAAAGATTTCTGGGAATCGAATTTGAAAGCAAGCTTTCCCCCGCCAAGGACGCCTACCCCGAAACCGGCCCCGACGCCCCGCAGAGGCCCGCCTGA
- the LOC105491463 gene encoding CKLF-like MARVEL transmembrane domain-containing protein 1 isoform X3 gives MDPGDAKPGSPEAPSGNLKQPKTATALPSSGSVVSSVPKAQRNASAKTASGKHPAASVRTAKSAATAHPQGSEGTAPSKKATTRPPPAPTLPPPTPTLPPPTPSAHTESKLLNETAIKERAEGRAKVPYEFRDSLKRFSFSPTGVLKILRMVSRELSLIIGALACFIIAQANESFITITILEIFIVLFFILIYMLTLHHLLTYLHWPLLDLTNSIITAVFLSVVAILAMQEKERRHLFYVGGR, from the exons ATGGATCCTGGAGACGCCAAACCTGGGTCGCCCGAGGCACCTTCAGGGAACCTGAAACAACCAAAGACTGCCACAGCCCTGCCAAGTAGCGGCAGCGTAGTGAGTTCTGTACCCAAGGCACAGCGCAACGCCTCAGCGAAGACCGCATCCGGGAAGCACCCTGCAGCCTCAGTTCGCACTGCGAAGTCCGCAGCCACCGCACATCCCCAAGGAAGTGAGGGCACCGCACCCTCAAAGAAAGCCACCACACGCCCACCCCCAGCGCCCAcactcccacccccaacacccaCACTCCCACCCCCAACGCCCTCTGCACACACTGAATCCAAACTCTTAAATGAGACGGCGATCAAAGAGCGTGCGGAGGGCCGAGCCAAAGTCCCGTACGAATTCAGGGACAGCCTCAAGCGTTTTTCCTTCTCGCCCACTGGAGTATTGAAGATCCTGAGAATGGTGAGCAGAGAGCTG AGTCTTATCATAGGAGCATTAGCTTGTTTCATCATCGCCCAAGCCAATGAGTCATTTATAACAATCACAATTCTGGAAATCTTCATCGTCcttttttttattctaatatatATGCTAACCCTTCACCACTTGCTGACCTATTTACATTGGCCCTTACTT GATCTTACCAACAGTATCATTACAGCTGTGTTCCTTTCAGTAGTTGCCATCTTGGCCatgcaagaaaaggaaagaaggcatTTATTCTATGTCGGAGGG CGGTAA
- the LOC105491464 gene encoding CKLF-like MARVEL transmembrane domain-containing protein 2 isoform X2, producing MAPKAAKGAKTEPAPPPAGAKPQEDKKDDKEPLDKPQKLVQPKHEVGTRKGCRRYRWELKDSNKEFWLLGHAEVKILSLGCLIAAMILLSSLSVHPILTLIITMEISIFSFFIILYSFAVHRYIPFILWPISDLFNDLFACAFLVGAVVFAVRSRRSMHLHYLLAVILIGVAGVFALIDMCLQRNNFRGKRAKKHKLISPPGKEKEPQQGKGPEPAKPPEPAKGKK from the exons ATGGCACCTAAGGCAGCAAAAGGGGCCAAGACAGAGCCAGCTCCACCTCCAGCCGGGGCCAAACCCCAGGAGGACAAGAAGGACGATAAGGAGCCATTGGACAAACCTCAAAAGTTGGTGCAGCCCAAGCACGAAGTGGGCACGAGGAAGGGGTGTCGCCGCTACCGGTGGGAATTAAAAGACAGCAATAAGGAGTTCTGGCTCTTGGGGCACGCCGAGGTCAAGATTCTGAGTTTG GGCTGCCTAATAGCGGCAATGATACTGTTGTCCTCACTCAGCGTGCACCCCATCCTGACGCTTATTATCACCATGGAGATATccatcttcagtttcttcatcataCTGTACAGCTTTGCCGTTCATAGATACATACCCTTCATCCTGTGGCCCATTTCT GACCTCTTCAACGACCTGTTTGCCTGTGCGTTCCTGGTGGGAGCCGTGGTCTTTGCTGTGAGAAGTCGGCGATCCATGCATCTCCACTACTTACTTGCTGTG ATCCTTATTGGTGTGGCTGGAGTTTTTGCTTTGATCGATATGTGTCTTCAAAGAAACAACTTCAGAGGCAAGAGGGCCAAAAAGCATAAGCTGATTTCTCCTCCAGGCAAAGAAAAAGAACCCCAGCAGGGCAAGGGACCAGAACCCGCCAAGCCACCAGAGCcagcaaagggaaagaaatga
- the LOC105491463 gene encoding CKLF-like MARVEL transmembrane domain-containing protein 1 isoform X4, which translates to MDPGDAKPGSPEAPSGNLKQPKTATALPSSGSVVSSVPKAQRNASAKTASGKHPAASVRTAKSAATAHPQGSEGTAPSKKATTRPPPAPTLPPPTPTLPPPTPSAHTESKLLNETAIKERAEGRAKVPYEFRDSLKRFSFSPTGVLKILRMDLTNSIITAVFLSVVAILAMQEKERRHLFYVGGSLCLTAVIVCCIDAFVVTKMMRTNLKRFLGIEFESKLSPAKDAYPETGPDAPQRPA; encoded by the exons ATGGATCCTGGAGACGCCAAACCTGGGTCGCCCGAGGCACCTTCAGGGAACCTGAAACAACCAAAGACTGCCACAGCCCTGCCAAGTAGCGGCAGCGTAGTGAGTTCTGTACCCAAGGCACAGCGCAACGCCTCAGCGAAGACCGCATCCGGGAAGCACCCTGCAGCCTCAGTTCGCACTGCGAAGTCCGCAGCCACCGCACATCCCCAAGGAAGTGAGGGCACCGCACCCTCAAAGAAAGCCACCACACGCCCACCCCCAGCGCCCAcactcccacccccaacacccaCACTCCCACCCCCAACGCCCTCTGCACACACTGAATCCAAACTCTTAAATGAGACGGCGATCAAAGAGCGTGCGGAGGGCCGAGCCAAAGTCCCGTACGAATTCAGGGACAGCCTCAAGCGTTTTTCCTTCTCGCCCACTGGAGTATTGAAGATCCTGAGAATG GATCTTACCAACAGTATCATTACAGCTGTGTTCCTTTCAGTAGTTGCCATCTTGGCCatgcaagaaaaggaaagaaggcatTTATTCTATGTCGGAGGG TCCCTGTGTCTCACAGCGGTAATCGTGTGTTGCATCGATGCGTTTGTGGTCACCAAGATGATGAGGACTAACTTGAAAAGATTTCTGGGAATCGAATTTGAAAGCAAGCTTTCCCCCGCCAAGGACGCCTACCCCGAAACCGGCCCCGACGCCCCGCAGAGGCCCGCCTGA
- the LOC105491464 gene encoding CKLF-like MARVEL transmembrane domain-containing protein 2 isoform X1, which produces MAPKAAKGAKTEPAPPPAGAKPQEDKKDDKEPLDKPQKLVQPKHEVGTRKGCRRYRWELKDSNKEFWLLGHAEVKILSLGCLIAAMILLSSLSVHPILTLIITMEISIFSFFIILYSFAVHRYIPFILWPISVEVCKSFLWRKLTKVQCLLPGALALAEADSPLHLQDLFNDLFACAFLVGAVVFAVRSRRSMHLHYLLAVILIGVAGVFALIDMCLQRNNFRGKRAKKHKLISPPGKEKEPQQGKGPEPAKPPEPAKGKK; this is translated from the exons ATGGCACCTAAGGCAGCAAAAGGGGCCAAGACAGAGCCAGCTCCACCTCCAGCCGGGGCCAAACCCCAGGAGGACAAGAAGGACGATAAGGAGCCATTGGACAAACCTCAAAAGTTGGTGCAGCCCAAGCACGAAGTGGGCACGAGGAAGGGGTGTCGCCGCTACCGGTGGGAATTAAAAGACAGCAATAAGGAGTTCTGGCTCTTGGGGCACGCCGAGGTCAAGATTCTGAGTTTG GGCTGCCTAATAGCGGCAATGATACTGTTGTCCTCACTCAGCGTGCACCCCATCCTGACGCTTATTATCACCATGGAGATATccatcttcagtttcttcatcataCTGTACAGCTTTGCCGTTCATAGATACATACCCTTCATCCTGTGGCCCATTTCT GTGGAAGTTTGCAAATCATTCCTTTGGAGGAAGCTAACCAAGGTGCAGTGTTTGTTGCCGGGGGCCCTGGCTTTGGCTGAGGCTGACTCACCTCTCCACCTTCAGGACCTCTTCAACGACCTGTTTGCCTGTGCGTTCCTGGTGGGAGCCGTGGTCTTTGCTGTGAGAAGTCGGCGATCCATGCATCTCCACTACTTACTTGCTGTG ATCCTTATTGGTGTGGCTGGAGTTTTTGCTTTGATCGATATGTGTCTTCAAAGAAACAACTTCAGAGGCAAGAGGGCCAAAAAGCATAAGCTGATTTCTCCTCCAGGCAAAGAAAAAGAACCCCAGCAGGGCAAGGGACCAGAACCCGCCAAGCCACCAGAGCcagcaaagggaaagaaatga